From the genome of Miscanthus floridulus cultivar M001 chromosome 10, ASM1932011v1, whole genome shotgun sequence, one region includes:
- the LOC136487327 gene encoding putative disease resistance RPP13-like protein 3 encodes MDLVAGAVGSIIGKLGALLQEEYKLQKGLPKQIESLKNELECAQTALLMVRQTPPDQLDPQVRLWARKVREASYDMEDILDTFLVDVVDGAAPAETESKDGLRKRLQKKMAKLFKKSKARHNIAGAIEDMKQRLQEVSDRRDRYSIPVAVPPPATTLDPRLVDMHKEAVQIIGIDRTRAELIAMLQSSSPVHGDAGVSTNSNKMVIVSVVGAGGLGKTTLAKAVYEELSPGYDCRAFVSVGRNPDLVQVFTSIFFGLDQNKYQAIRDIKDLQLLLVELRKFLENKRYFIVIDDVWDLESWKAIRSALDKKSSGSRIIKTTRNREVACSDEVYYKLDPLTNDNSKKLFYMRLFGGEDNCPTHHPQEASEKILHKCGGVPLAIITMASLLVGKSRNDWFEVCNSPAFYGGRDNRQVYDTEWILSLSYYDLPSHLKTCLLYLSVYPEDCLIEKDSLIWKWVAEGFIEKKTGTSMFQRGEEYFHQLINRSMIQGVESKVDGIIHHCRVHDMVLDLICGLAREENFITILNEDGGTSSRHKVRRLAHQNRILLLGQSHPDSHRDTTQLRSLVAHGCDIRVWVLHPSLKLLRVLALEWCTSSDIQGYGRRWLEHLGELVHLRYLGLRGTKVRELPEVIGALKLLQTLDMQNTQLDQLPWSVSLLTRLVCLRCNSKRTRVSDVYLQKMTSLEELDIHVGMVSFESKMQFLKELGNLSLLRVLRVPDIGRLDESMQAELLKSLGNLQELHHLDLDCVLISETSPTSMEWDKAVLPEHLRHLSIHCIWFPCVPSFIDPTLLPNLCYLDLCVDHMDEAGLRTLGGLPDLRGLSIVPPEGMASHKQAAVVNIATHDVFFHKLRVLELYGWMVQLATNGDSTSASFSIWRGGQDAMVFDSNSKAEDGGCSSRVAPAPVAVMPNLYRLVFTVPVRAFYVDGHDTYDNNLGLDLECLPSLRYVKARLDCKDAFPDDVNKADAELRRLAQLHPKSSALLFYVGKINQRI; translated from the exons ATGGATCTTGTGGCCGGGGCAGTGGGCAGCATCATCGGCAAGCTCGGCGCGCTGCTCCAGGAGGAGTATAAGCTGCAGAAGGGCCTGCCCAAGCAAATCGAGTCTCTGAAAAATGAGCTCGAATGCGCACAAACGGCTCTCCTCATGGTGAGACAAACACCACCAGACCAGCTGGATCCACAAGTCCGGCTCTGGGCTCGCAAGGTCAGAGAAGCATCCTACGACATGGAGGACATCCTCGACACCTTCCTCGTCGATGTCGTGGATGGGGCCGCCCCTGCTGAGACTGAGAGCAAGGATGGCTTGCGCAAACGTCTCCAGAAGAAGATGGCCAAGTTGTTCAAAAAGAGCAAGGCGCGCCACAACATCGCTGGCGCGATCGAGGACATGAAACAACGACTCCAGGAGGTGTCGGACCGCCGTGACAGGTACTCCATACCCGTTGCAGTGCCTCCGCCGGCCACCACACTGGATCCTCGCCTTGTGGACATGCACAAAGAGGCAGTGCAGATTATTGGCATCGACCGGACGAGGGCGGAGCTCATAGCCATGCTTCAGTCCTCATCCCCCGTCCATGGTGACGCTGGCGTGTCCACTAACAGCAACAAGATGGTGATAGTTTCTGTGGTCGGAGCTGGTGGTCTGGGCAAGACCACTCTTGCGAAGGCGGTTTACGAGGAGCTGAGTCCGGGATATGATTGTCGAGCCTTTGTTTCGGTTGGCCGCAATCCTGACCTGGTGCAAGTCTTCACCAGCATCTTCTTCGGTCTCGACCAAAATAAGTACCAGGCCATTCGTGATATAAAGGACCTACAACTGCTCCTTGTCGAACTCCGAAAATTCCTTGAAAACAAAAG GTACTTCATCGTTATTGACGATGTATGGGATTTGGAATCTTGGAAAGCAATAAGATCAGCTTTGGATAAGAAGAGTAGCGGAAGCAGAATAATCAAAACTACTCGTAATCGAGAAGTAGCCTGCAGCGATGAAGTTTATTACAAACTTGATCCCCTTACAAATGATAACTCAAAGAAGCTATTTTATATGAGGCTATTTGGTGGTGAAGACAACTGTCCTACTCATCATCCTCAAGAGGCATCTGAAAAGATTCTACACAAATGTGGTGGTGTGCCATTAGCTATCATCACAATGGCTAGCTTGTTGGTGGGCAAATCAAGAAACGATTGGTTTGAGGTGTGCAACTCTCCTGCTTTCTATGGTGGCAGAGACAACAGGCAGGTATATGATACTGAGTGGATATTGTCCCTTAGCTACTATGATCTGCCTTCTCATCTAAAGACCTGCTTATTGTACCTAAGTGTGTATCCCGAAGACTGTTTGATTGAGAAAGATTCTTTGATATGGAAGTGGGTAGCTGAAGGTTTTATAGAGAAGAAAACAGGAACAAGCATGTTTCAGCGGGGAGAGGAATACTTCCATCAGCTCATAAACAGGAGCATGATCCAAGGGGTGGAGTCAAAAGTGGACGGCATCATACATCACTGCCGTGTTCATGATATGGTCCTTGATCTTATTTGTGGTCTGGCACGCGAAGAAAATTTTATCACTATCTTAAATGAGGATGGAGGAACATCATCGCGACACAAGGTGCGCCGGTTAGCTCACCAGAATAGGATACTACTGTTGGGTCAATCTCATCCTGACAGTCATAGGGACACGACACAACTGAGGTCATTGGTTGCCCATGGGTGTGATATCCGTGTTTGGGTCTTGCATCCGAGCCTTAAACTCTTACGTGTGCTAGCTTTAGAGTGGTGCACATCATCTGATATTCAAGGGTATGGCAGGCGCTGGCTTGAGCATCTTGGAGAACTAGTTCATTTGAGGTACCTAGGGCTACGAGGTACAAAGGTCCGAGAGCTCCCTGAGGTGATAGGGGCTCTAAAGCTTCTACAGACACTGGACATGCAGAACACCCAACTAGATCAGCTGCCATGGAGCGTTAGCCTGCTGACGCGGTTGGTCTGCCTACGATGTAACAGCAAAAGGACGAGGGTGTCGGATGTGTACCTCCAGAAGATGACATCACTGGAGGAGCTAGATATACATGTTGGCATGGTGTCATTTGAGTCCAAGATGCAATTTTTGAAGGAGCTAGGCAACCTGAGCCTACTGAGGGTGCTCCGTGTGCCTGATATAGGCAGGCTGGATGAGAGCATGCAGGCAGAACTTTTGAAGTCACTAGGCAATCTGCAGGAGCTCCATCATCTAGATCTGGATTGTGTGCTGATCAGTGAAACTAGCCCTACCTCAATGGAGTGGGACAAAGCCGTGCTTCCGGAACATCTCAGGCATCTCAGTATACATTGTATCTGGTTCCCTTGTGTGCCATCATTCATAGATCCCACGCTTCTCCCCAACCTTTGCTACTTGGACTTGTGTGTGGATCATATGGACGAGGCAGGTCTGAGAACCTTGGGTGGGCTGCCAGATCTCCGTGGCCTCTCTATTGTACCGCCTGAAGGGATGGCTTCTCATAAGCAGGCTGCGGTAGTTAATATTGCTACCCATGATGTCTTCTTCCACAAGTTGAGAGTCCTCGAGTTGTATGGATGGATGGTCCAGTTGGCGACCAACGGTGACTCGACTAGTGCTTCGTTTAGCATCTGGAGAGGAGGACAGGATGCTATGGTATTTGATTCCAATTCCAAAGCAGAGGACGGGGGCTGCAGCAGCAGAGTAGCACCGGCCCCTGTTGCTGTGATGCCAAACCTCTACAGGCTTGTGTTCACTGTCCCAGTCAGGGCTTTCTACGTGGATGGACACGATACCTATGACAATAATCTCGGCTTGGACTTGGAGTGCCTCCCTTCGCTACGCTATGTCAAGGCACGTCTCGACTGTAAGGATGCCTTCCCTGATGACGTGAACAAGGCAGACGCTGAGCTCAGGCGACTAGCACAACTCCATCCCAAAAGTTCCGCACTCTTATTCTACGTGGGTAAAATTAATCAACGTATTTAA